One genomic window of Cydia fagiglandana chromosome 20, ilCydFagi1.1, whole genome shotgun sequence includes the following:
- the LOC134674688 gene encoding GAS2-like protein pickled eggs, giving the protein MSSAGAVLLEARPFRPFKSSEEYLYAMKEDLAEWLTILYPELRINADNFLDRLDTGVALCRHANAVRDSARLILDSPAPESEDALTLAKALRSRPPVNMLPAAKAGTFFARDNLSNFIDWCRRALGILECLLFETDDLCLRKNEKHVVLCLLEVARKGAVLGMPAPLLVQMEKQIERELAGEELRPDDNALGLVPVGPQPQLVTNDLRSLDERVRDLVERCSCPTQFPMVRVSEGKYRIGDTRLLIFVRILRSHVMVRVGGGWDTLAHYLDKHDPCRCRAQHRTSLSARLARPKQDLAGATVTYERPDPYQQKEPTSLQYSQYSKFYNDDSRAHYQSNNRLDAPTSLPYLGELERAASPSRKHLTPRANSPGRKSSSPDRRTKIVVSNHLVPTPHAVRNKSPRPVSPAPAAESASDNGSEVSDEGYRSLGVVAGSTQGSPSTKTTNRYSMHSQNSYDDAEYSERLDQDDGCHMDRDRVDDYVSLNTGLRKTGYADTFYGGKKPSSIEDKSNRTSPERIVVVESNNSPSMSLRASRDVEPKKALRSRPPSRIPHSPVRARTPSRGNTPSPKHTANVQTSPKLTPKLPPTARNTWSGRTAPNQAKSKARPTIGADTFDNPNKSPKARPKAAPQNEAFKRNSPLRASSVTLRSPPNQKPLSPLLEHILRSTETAKDDAAVLEKMKEIIRTYSKGEDSLSRTSSKDSDYADFTSAWVMSDGKLERSTSTRQLAAPRKDPRNGASRIPAPVSIGCRRSTSTSQFQ; this is encoded by the exons CATGCCAACGCCGTCCGCGACTCAGCCCGTCTGATCCTCGACTCTCCAGCCCCGGAATCCGAAGATGCCCTCACCTTGGCCAAGGCCCTCCGCTCCAGACCCCCAGTCAACATGCTGCCTGCCGCCAAAGCTGGCACTTTCTTCGCCAGAGACAACCTATCTAACTTCATAGACTGGTGCAGGAGAGCTCTTGGAATTTTGGAGTGTCTCCTCTTTGAAACTGATGATTTATGCTTGAGAAAAAATGAGAAGCATGTAGTCTTATGTCTCTTGGAAGTAGCGAGGAAAGGAGCGGTTTTAGGAATGCCGGCTCCGCTGCTAGTTCAAATGGAGAAGCAGATAGAGAGAGAACTAGCAGGAGAGGAGCTGAGACCTGATGATAATGCGCTGGGATTGGTCCCCGTTGGTCCGCAGCCGCAGCTGGTGACGAATGACTTGAGGAGTTTGGATGAGAGGGTGAGGGACTTGGTGGAGAGGTGCTCGTGTCCGACGCAGTTCCCGATGGTGAGGGTTTCGGAGGGGAAGTACAGGATTGGGGATACGAGGCTGCTGATCTTTGTCAGG ATCCTCCGCTCCCACGTGATGGTCCGCGTTGGCGGCGGCTGGGACACCCTGGCCCACTACCTGGACAAGCACGACCCCTGCCGCTGCCGCGCCCAGCACCGCACCTCCCTCTCGGCCCGCCTCGCCCGCCCCAAGCAGGACCTCGCAGGCGCCACCGTGACCTACGAACGACCAGACCCTTACCAACAGAAAGAACCTACTTCTTTACAGTACTCCCAGTACTCCAAATTCTACAACGATGACTCCAGAGCACACTATCAGAGTAACAACAGACTTGACGCTCCAACCAGCTTGCCTTACTTAGGGGAATTAGAAAGAGCTGCATCACCAAGCAGAAAACACTTAACTCCACGCGCGAATAGCCCTGGTCGCAAATCTTCTTCACCAGATCGGAGAACAAAGATTGTAGTGTCTAATCATTTGGTGCCAACGCCTCATGCTGTAAGAAACAAGAGCCCTAGACCAGTATCTCCAGCACCAGCTGCGGAGAGCGCGTCAGATAATGGGTCTGAGGTGTCGGATGAGGGGTATAGGAGCTTGGGAGTGGTGGCTGGATCGACGCAGGGGTCGCCTTCGACTAAAACAACGAATCGATATTCCATGCACAGCCAGAATTCGTATGATGACGCTGAATATAGTG AGCGTCTCGATCAAGATGACGGCTGTCACATGGACCGCGACCGTGTCGACGACTACGTCAGCCTGAACACCGGCCTGCGCAAGACCGGCTACGCTGACACCTTCTACGGAGGCAAGAAACCCTCCTCCATCGAGGACAAGTCCAACAGGACCAGCCCTGAACGCATCGTCGTCGTAGAAAGCAACAACTCACCAAGCATGAGCCTTCGAGCCAGCAGAGACGTCGAGCCTAAGAAAGCCCTCCGCAGCCGCCCTCCCAGCAGGATCCCACATTCACCCGTCCGCGCCAGGACACCCAGCCGCGGCAACACCCCCAGCCCTAAACACACAGCCAATGTACAAACTTCACCGAAACTTACTCCAAAGCTACCACCAACAGCTAGAAACACTTGGAGTGGACGCACTGCCCCTAATCAAGCCAAGTCTAAAGCCAGACCGACTATCGGCGCTGATACCTTCGATAATCCTAACAAATCTCCCAAAGCAAGGCCTAAAGCCGCTCCTCAGAATGAAGCATTCAAGAGAAATTCCCCGCTTAGAGCTAGCAGCGTTACTCTCCGCTCTCCACCGAATCAAAAGCCTCTAAGTCCTTTGCTAGAACACATCTTAAGGTCGACAGAAACTGCTAAAGACGATGCCGCAGTTTTAGAAAAGATGAAGGAGATCATCAGAACTTATTCAAAAGGAGAAGATTCTTTATCCAGGACGAGTTCTAAAGACTCAGATTACGCTGATTTCACTTCAGCGTGGGTAATGTCTGATGGGAAACTGGAGAGGTCGACTAGTACGAGGCAGTTGGCTGCCCCGAGGAAGGATCCACGGAACGGAGCCTCCAGGATCCCAGCTCCTGTGTCAATAGGCTGCCGGAGGTCCACTTCCACGTCCCAGTTTCAATGA
- the LOC134674693 gene encoding protein takeout: MWRVLAVLVVGTAIGSELPENFVRCRQKDPKLNECLKAAVPDALRKMRKGIPELGVPSIEPLHVAAINIQSGVGPIVLAQNYRKIQLHGLAETTLTTYKADLKHYRLVTNSLTPKMEFIADYVMKGRILVLPIQGKGVANVTMVNLVVKHDLIGEPVERDGQTYMHIKDYKVRFLPKRVYLHFTNLFNGDKRLGDQMNLFLNENSELVFNELKESYEKSLSSVFQNVTNTIFDKVPMNKIFLED; the protein is encoded by the exons CGGAGAATTTCGTGCGATGCCGGCAGAAGGACCCGAAGCTGAACGAATGCCTGAAAGCTGCCGTGCCTGATGCCCTCAGAAAGATGAGAAAAG GTATCCCCGAGCTCGGCGTGCCATCAATAGAGCCTCTCCACGTAGCGGCCATCAACATTCAGTCGGGCGTCGGTCCCATCGTCTTGGCTCAAAACTACAGGAAGATACAACTTCACGGGCTTGCGGAGACTACACTCACCACTTACAA AGCCGACCTGAAGCACTACCGCCTGGTGACCAACTCCCTGACTCCAAAGATGGAGTTCATCGCCGACTACGTGATGAAGGGAAGGATCTTGGTGCTGCCGATCCAAGGGAAGGGTGTCGCCAATGTTACTATGG TGAACCTAGTAGTGAAGCACGACCTGATAGGCGAGCCGGTGGAACgcgacggacagacatacatgCACATAAAGGACTACAAGGTCCGCTTCTTGCCGAAGAGGGTGTATTTGCACTTTACCAACCTCTTCAACGGGGACAAGCGGCTGGGCGACCAGATGAACTT GTTCCTGAATGAGAACTCAGAACTAGTGTTCAACGAGCTCAAGGAATCCTACGAGAAGAGTCTCAGCTCCGTTTTCCAAAACGTCACCAACACCATCTTCGATAAGGTGCCTATGAACAAAATCTTTCTAGAAGACTGA